Within the Corynebacterium afermentans subsp. lipophilum genome, the region CGCATCTTCGACTACGTGCTTTCCCCCGATGGTGGCGCCAGCATCTCAAACATCGCCGATGAAACAAAGCTCCCGCCACGAGACCTGCACGCGCTCATGCTCAGCGCCCAACCTCACACGGTCTCGAGCGCTGCCCGGACAACAAGCGCCCCAGCCCGCCCGGCGCTCCGCGTGGTGCGCTGAAATCCTGGCTCATTTCTGACTTCTACCAAGTGGGCGACCCCTCACGCCTTCGTAGAAGCATGCTCTCGCCTATCGACGACCATCCGGCAGCATCGGTACGACAGAATTCACCCCATCGAAACACAACCATTTCTGTGCAGGACTGACATCCCACCGAAAACGATTGCACAGGCGCCTCAAAGGGGTTTAAATGGCAATGTCCAGTTTCCCGTCCCCGAAGGATTTTCATGTACGACTTCAGAGACATCAACAAGCTTCTCAACAACGTTGAGAAGCTAATCCCGCAAATCGTTGGCGCAATCGTCGCGCTGACTGCGCTGATCGGCACTATCGCCGGCCTGGCTCAGAATGGCAGCAGCGTCAATCCGAATAACGGTGGCAACTCCGTTGTTGGCAATGCACCGTCCGATAACGCCGGCTCAAACCCGAACCTGAACCCGACCCCGAAGCTGGCCAAGGAAAAGCTCTTGATTCCGGACGGCCGCAAGGGGATTGAGTACCGAAATTTTGACCAGGGAGTTGAGGTCAAGTTTGGCGACAAGGTATTTACCGACTCTGCTCGGGCCAACCATACCTACGCCGACACCAACATCACCCGCTTCCTCGACAAGGAGTTCCGACGCGCTACGTTCACTGCGGTTTGGGACGAAAACGTCCTTAACGAGAAGAAAGAAGCGACTGTACGTATTTACGTGAACGGCAACCTCACGCAGTCGAAGATTGTCCAAAAAGGCACCACTGTTAATTTCGACGTTCCCGTCGCGAACATCGATACGCTAAAAATCGAAGTTGACGATTATAGTGGCGGCCTCTCGATTGTGAACGGCGTTCTTTACCGCTAGGCAAGCCCGCCGAAGAATAATGCCCCACCTCAACCCGAGGTGGGGCACTTTCGTATCTGCAGAAGTACTACTTCCTAATCTCTGCCGGTGTGTGAATCGAAGCCTGGCGCGTGAACCTCTCCGGAGCACCCTGCTCGCGCAGAGTCAGACCGTTGTAGCACCCGCGCTGCTTCGTGTCGGCGGTCGGGATCGCGGCCCAATTGCCGTCGCATTTGACCTGAATTAGACGGTGAGATTCCGCCACATTAACCACATGCGCCAGCCTGAGCGGCCTCCGCCTACCCTGAATTCAGGTTTTCGCTAAAACCCTGAATTGGGCAACACGCGTTGCGCAGCCACAGGAATGCGACCAGCGAGTTAACGAAGAGCGAAGACAGCCTCCCCCGCCGACGAATTCAGGCTTTCGCCTATACGCCAAAATCGCGCAACACTGACCCACTGCGATCCCAAAGAAAAGCCGGCAGCGACACAACCCGCTCCCGGCTCAACTCCCCCTCAGCGCCCTAAGCGCCCCGAAGAACTACTTCCCAATCTCCGCCGGCGTGCAAATCGGCGCCTGGCGGATGAACTCCTCCGGCGCGCCCTGCTCGCGCAGAGTCAGACCGTTGTAGCACCCGCGCTGCATCCCGGTCTGCTTCGTGCCGGCAGTCGGGATCACGGCCCACTTGCCATTCGAGTTCTTGAAGTACAGAATCCAGTCCGTCTGGTTCGCACCCGCGATGGCCCACTTACCGTCGCAGAAAATCACGTCAGTGCCGGTGAAGTGCGGCCACTCCGGCACCACCGCGTCAAACGCCTGCGGCGCGCAAGAGCCACCAGCAGCCGCGCCATTGTCCTTCTTGGTCAGCCCCGGGATCGCGAGCGCCGGCACCAGCGAGGACAGTCCCGCGGCCGCCGCCGGGTCCAGCCCCTCGGGCAGCTCCAGCCCCTCGGGCAGCTCCAGCCAGCCCTGCTGCACCGCGAAGTACCCGCCGGCGCCCACCGCGGCCAGCACGCCGAGCGTGATGCCGATAATTGCGCCCGTGCTTAACGACGAACCTTCGGCCTCCCCCGAATCCGCAGAGGAACCCGTTTCGGTAGTGTTCGCGCCCTCTTCAGCAAAGGTCGCAGGCGCAATGACGGCGGAGGTGGTGACGGCGGCGGCGACGCCGAGTGCAAGCATCGGTTTCTTCATGCCCGCCACTTTATCGCGTTATACCCGTCACTTCGAGGGGAACAACGCAATTCCCCACACCCCGAGCGCGACAGCAGCGGCAACCAAAACCCACCACAGCACCCCGCGCGGCCGCGAGAACCACTTGTCAGCAGCCAGCCAAACGACGCTCGGAACGACCAGCGCCAGCCCCAAAAACGTCAGCGCCCGCCAATCCGCCAGCCGGTTCGCCGACAACAGGCACACCACGCCAAAGCCCGCGAGCCCCCACGCGACAGCGTTTGTTCGGAATCCACCTATCGGAATCAACATGCCCGAAACCCTACCTCAAAACCCGACCACATAACCACGGCCGAAAACACCGCCCAACCTGCCGATTTGGGCATCACAACCAACCCACGCTATTGTTACATCTCGTTGCACAGCGAGAGCAACGGCAACATATTCCTCCATAGCTCAGTTGGCAGAGCATTCGACTGTTAATCGAAGGGTCACTGGTTCGAGCCCAGTTGGAGGAGCAAAACGAAGGAGCCCGCAAGGGCTCCGTTTCGCATTTCCACCCCCTTGTTTCCACTCCCCGAATAGGGGCAAACCCAATTCAGCCCCATTGCACTTACAAGTGAAATCCAATACGCTTCAACCTCCACGGCAAAAGGAGGCTCAAATGACTGCCACCCTATCTTCCTCAAGCGCCATTGTTCTGAGCACTGAAGATACGGCTGCATTCGAAGCCCTGCAGATGCCCGAGGACGCTGACATCGCAGTTCTTGACAAGGATGGCAACCAGGTCGACCTCCCCGAGCGTGTGCAAGCAACCGTACTTGCAGCGATTAAAGCTCTCACGGAGTCTGGCGAAGTCGCGATCACCCGAATGCCGGAACAGCTGACAAGCACTTCTGCCGCGGACGTGCTGGGAATCTCGCGACCGACCTTGATGAAGTGGGCAAGGGCCGGCAGGATCGACAGCTTTAAAGTCGGAACGCATACCCGTTTTCACCGAGACGACGTACTTTCCCTCAAAAGCCAACTAGCAAGAGAGCAGGATGAGGCTCTCGAAAGCCTCCGGTCATTTGAGCTTGAATCTTTCGGTCCACTAGCCGACTAACCACCATGTTGCTGTTCCATACATAAGGTCGTAGTCGTGACACAACGGGTGCTCGTCGATGCCAATGTTTTGGCCAGTCGGATTCTGACAGACTGGCTCTTTCATTTACGCAAATGCAACCGTGGCATGTTTTCAATCCTGTGGACCCGCGACATCCAAGCTGAAGCGATACGCGCCATGCGTAAGAGGCATCCCGAGTGGTCCGGGTCTGCGATCGAGCGTCGATTCAAAATGATGGAGGCTCTTATCGACGACACGGTTGTCGCACCAGATGGCGACTACGGCTTCAGTGGAGCTGATTCGGGGGATTTCCACGTTCATGCGGCTGCAGTGGCGGGAAACGTGCATTACATCCTCACCAACAACCGGCCGGATGATTTCACCTCGCGCCCCGACGAGGAACAATACGAAATCGTCAATAGCGACGATTTCTTCAACCTCGTCGCCGACTCCAACCAACCAGGATTCATCGACGCGGTCGCGAGCCAATTTGAGTATTACTCGCGGCCGGGCGTCGTGAAAGACCCGCTCCATGTTGCACTGCAGCGTGCAGGGTGCCCCAGTTTCGCAGACCGGGTGAAGCTGGCGTTGGGGCAGATTGCCCTTCAGCAGTAGCTGCCCACCCGCCGCGCCGCATCCAGCCCCGCGTGTCCACCGTGCGCGCCCC harbors:
- a CDS encoding helix-turn-helix domain-containing protein; the encoded protein is MTATLSSSSAIVLSTEDTAAFEALQMPEDADIAVLDKDGNQVDLPERVQATVLAAIKALTESGEVAITRMPEQLTSTSAADVLGISRPTLMKWARAGRIDSFKVGTHTRFHRDDVLSLKSQLAREQDEALESLRSFELESFGPLAD
- a CDS encoding PIN domain-containing protein, producing the protein MTQRVLVDANVLASRILTDWLFHLRKCNRGMFSILWTRDIQAEAIRAMRKRHPEWSGSAIERRFKMMEALIDDTVVAPDGDYGFSGADSGDFHVHAAAVAGNVHYILTNNRPDDFTSRPDEEQYEIVNSDDFFNLVADSNQPGFIDAVASQFEYYSRPGVVKDPLHVALQRAGCPSFADRVKLALGQIALQQ